Within the Gemmatimonadaceae bacterium genome, the region GGCCCGGTGGCGCGCTGGATGCTCCGCCACCGCCGCACCAAGCATTGGATGCGGACCATCTACGCCCTGCGGTCGGTGCGGAGGCTCAAGAAATCGCTGCACGCCGCCGAGGGCGGCGCCGACTATTGGCAGGCGGGCAAGAGTGTATCGCAGATCCACGGCATCGAGCCAGCGGGCCAGGTCGTGCGCGAGTTCGCAGCCGCCATCGCCGACTGACCGCGCCCGGCGCGTATCGGTTAGCCCACGAGCACCCAGATGTCGTACAGGGCGTGCGTCCAGGCCGTGATCCCGAAACCGCGCGTGAGGTACAGCGCGCTGAACGCCACGCCGCTGATCGCGCGGAACACGAACGACTGGAGTTGCAGCGGTTCGCCGTACGGTCCGATGTAATGAAACGCCGAGAAGGCAAGCGCGCCGACGACCGTGGCGATCGCGCCGGCGGTGAATCGGCTCAGCCCCAGCACGACGCGCCCGCCGAATGCGAGTCCGCCCACGAGCAGCACGCGGAAGACGAGTTCCTCGTAGAGTCCGGCGCCCAGCGACAGCATGAGCCGCGTGGTCGCGTCCATGCCTTGGATGGGCCCCGCGGCGAGTGCGCTGAGGTGGGTGAGGAGTTCCGCCGTTGCCGTGCCCACGACGATTCCGAACAGCAGCGCCAGCACCGCCGACTCGGCGATCATCAACGGAAACATCGTGAACCGGACGCCGCCGCCCCGTCGCACGTCGCGGTACACGAGCAGGGCGCACACGAGAATCACGACGGCCATGAGAGCCAACGGTCCCGGCGGGCCGAGGAGCGCGTACGCCACGTCGCGCAGGAGCACGTCGGCGCCGTTGAGGATCTCGCCGCCGGCCACGCGGGCCGGACGCGCGGCGGCCAGCCCCTCGTAGAGCACGAGTAGCGGGAGCGCGAAGAGCAGGCTGTAGCGGGGCGACCGGCTGGCCGCCCAGTACGACTGGCGGCGTGTAGACGACCTGGTTGGCGGCGACGTCATGATCTCATCGTACGTTGGGGCATCGGCGAAAGTTTGGCGGCCCGGGGTACCGGCGGTTGCACGCAGCGGCGATACTCTGTGGGCAGGCCCTCACCCATTCTTCGCCTCTGCCATGTCTCTCGACGACTTGCTCCGGTTCGACCTCGGATTCTCCACGCAGGACGATGACGACCAATGGCTGCCCGCGGCCGCCGACGAGAGCGAAGGATACGACGTGCGCTGCTGCCTGGCCACGGGGCCCTCGACGGCCGGCGCGCCCCCCACATCGCTCACGCTCCAACCCGGCGACGAGGCGACGGTGGGTACGGGACTCTATGTGACCCGCACGTTTCCCAAGCATGTCGCGATGTTCGTGCTCCCGCGGTCGTCCACCGGCAAGCGCAGCATCACCATTCGCAATTCGCCGGGACTGGTCGACCGCGCGTACGTGGGCCGCGAGATCAAGCTCATGCTGCGCAACGACGGCGCTGAGCCGCAGACGGTGGCCCATGGCGAGCGCATCGCGCAACTGGTGTTCGTGCTTTGCGCGCATCCTTGCGTGTCGCGCACCCAGCCGCTCGACGCCGGCGATGCGGGCCGCCAGGGCTTCGGATCCACCGGCCGGTTCTAAGCACTCCCAACGGTCGGCGAATGGCACCGCGCAGCGCCCACCGCTAGCTTTTCGGAGTCGGCTGCGGCAATCCGGCTGCGGCAATCCACCCCTCAGGAGATCTTATGCTCGTCCGCGCCCTCACCCCTATGGCGCTTGCGGCACTGCTCGCGCTTCCCGCCGGCTCCGCCGCGGCCCAGCAGTTCCACTATGCCCCGGGCACCGCGCAGTACCGCATGACCGTGGACGCCAAGATCACGACGACGGCCATGGGACAGAGCAGCGACAACGAGATCACGTCGATGCAGAAGTTCACGATGGCGCTCACCAACGAGTCGGCCGACACGATGGCGATGGCGGTGACTATCGACTCGATCTCGCAGATGACGCCGATGGGGGCGCCGCCCGGGCTCGACTCGCTCGTCGGCAAGAAGGTGCGGGCGTTCGTCTCACCCGTGGGCGAATATTTCAGAACGCAGATCGACCCGGCCGACACGGCCGGACTGCTGAGCAGCCTGGCCGACCAGGTCGTGCACGTTCTGCCACGCATCCGCGTCGGGCTGGCCAACGGGGCCACGTGGACCGATACCCTGGAGGCCACGACCACGCAGAGCGGACTTCAGCTCAAGCGCCAGGTGATCTCGGTGTACACCGTGGCCGGCGATACGAC harbors:
- a CDS encoding CPBP family intramembrane glutamic endopeptidase, which produces MTSPPTRSSTRRQSYWAASRSPRYSLLFALPLLVLYEGLAAARPARVAGGEILNGADVLLRDVAYALLGPPGPLALMAVVILVCALLVYRDVRRGGGVRFTMFPLMIAESAVLALLFGIVVGTATAELLTHLSALAAGPIQGMDATTRLMLSLGAGLYEELVFRVLLVGGLAFGGRVVLGLSRFTAGAIATVVGALAFSAFHYIGPYGEPLQLQSFVFRAISGVAFSALYLTRGFGITAWTHALYDIWVLVG